The genomic DNA ATCTTGCTACATTCAGATGCATCAACGTCCACCGACGTCACGGGCGGTCGGCATACATTTCGATCATCACGAGGATGAGACATTACGTGACACAGCCCCCAAGCCCGACTTGCCCGCCTTTGTCTGGTGCGCTTTTATTACGtgttgtgctgtgctgcgcaAGCACCAGGGGATGGATGCTCTCCACATGTTGGTAGATCAGCGGGGGCAGACTCGGGCTATTCCGCAACTGTATTCTCATTTCATCCTCACTTCCAAATTGCACGAGTACGTCGTGTGCGTGGAgtcgacgcgcagcagcttctcgtaTCCTTGCAACCCATGACAAGACCCAAATAATCCGAGGAGATGCCTTACGAACCATTAGATGGAGCACCATTAGCCACGTATAGACTCTCAGATGCCTCGAGCGACTCGATTGTTTTGATCGGAGGGTTAGCTATAGGGTAGCATGTTAGAGTGATCACGTAGCTCTCGTACGAGATGTCAGCATGCGTTGCGGCGCGCCTGGGTCATCCCATGCCTGCGCACTAAAAATGGCTAGCGCGATCTGGGGGTAGGGCGCGGACCGAGAAAATGGTGGAATACCTGGATGCTGAGagttttcttcctttacGAATAGCATTACTCTTTAGTAGACCCTAGCATCCGAAGCCCAGTAATCATTGCCGTTGTTTCTTCCCGTACCGCTCGATGTTTAATCGTTTCCGATTCCTTACACGAGGCCTGTCTTAAGAAAACGACCCAGTGGTAGGACAGGCCCTGAGCCGCTTCAGTTTCTGATTATGTTCTCGATTTCTGGTCTCCCACCTGAGCTTCTGCACCCAATCTTTGAGCGACTTGCTTCTCAGCAGCTTCGGTCGCTATGCGTCGTCTCCCAGAAATTTCGTGCTGTCGCGGAGCGATGCCTCTATTCAAAAATTGAGATGAGATGGGATAACTCTTCGACACCGCCTATGGCCCGGCTATTGCGCAGCATCCTGACCCGGCCAAAACTTGCTTCTTACGTCTCTaccctcgtcctcgatgggAACACAGACTTTTATCAAGATGACTTCGCCGGGCAACTTCCTCCCAAGATTAAAGTCGACCACGCAGATATGGAAATATTCGAGGCGGCTGTCCAAGACTCGGAGATGTTTGCCGACAAAGCACTATGGTTACACGAGATGCGAAATGGCACCATGGACGCCTTTGTTACACTTTTGCTGTCAAATCTCTTGAACCTTCGGACTTTGGACATTTGCAGAAACTTTGCCAAAGAAAGCAAACTTCTCGGCATGATGCTCCGCTATGCCCTTTGGGCAAGCTCGGAAACTAGGGCAACAGGCGAATGTCGATTCCGGCAGCTTCAACAAGTCTCATTCGTCACCGCATGTGACGAATGCTTTAGTCCAATATTGCACAACACCGACGATGTGCTACCGCTTTTTTACCTGCCATCGTTACAGCATCTTTCCATCTCAATCAACAACCCTGTCACTTTCTCTTGGCCTGGCAAAGAACCTGACCTGCTCCAACTTGTCTCGCTAGACTTGACAACAATTCGGGAGGCGCATCTAGCCCACATACTGAAACACACCAAGGCTCTTCGGTCTCTCCGATGGGAATGGCTTTGGGATGAAAACGCGGGCGATCAATCTATCAACACGAAAACAAtcgacctcgaccagctCTGTTCTGCCTTGTCGCATGTGCGCCACACTCTAACAGAACTAAAACTCGGTGCTCGGGCAGTGGTTGCAGAAGGCGGTCCCGATTGCTATCTTCCTCCATTGACCATTCATGGTTCACTAGACGCCCTCGGGAGTTTTAACAATCTACGAGTCTTTGAGGCCCCATACGCTCTTCTCCTCGGATTCTCACCAGATGAGCCAAGGCAGCTGAAAGATGGCCTGCCGCGAAACGTACAATCTGTGACCATTTCCGTGGACCTCGAAACGTATGAGGGCAATGAATGGGCACCAGAAGCTGTTGTTGAAGCAATCGGAGCATGGCTGGATGAGTATCGGGATGCCACACCTCGTATGACCTGCCTGACATTGTCTCTGAAGGAATATTATTTGGGCTTGGGTTGGCGACGTGAATCATGTGACGTCGCAACCTTATGCGCCAAGGCAGGTCTACAATTTTACGAACAAATAAAGATAGCGTAAGGCGTTTATTTGCTAGAAATGACAGGTAGTCTCTGACTTGGGTTACCGCTGATTTGTGACTGCATCACATGAGGTAGTCTTAGTATTGGGACTGAGCGCACGGTACCGACGCGAAGTAGCCCAAGACTACTAGACATCAATGTGGTGACAGACGCTCAGCTGCTTTTTCTCCACCACACCGCCCGCTAAGCTACTTAGATCATAAGTTTCCGGTGGAGTATTCTTGCTAAGGTAGTTCAAGTTCTGGTGCGAAACAAATGTCTTACACCCGAGATCGTACTATATGTCATCAGTACTTCTAACCTTTGGCTTGGAAGGTAAAACCTCGACGTACTAACCTCGTATCCGCAGGGGTTAATAGCACGGAGAGTGCCCTGAACTCCTACGGTGATTGCCCTGGCGTTTCTGTCTGACAGAGGGATGGCTCCAAGCTGGCCCTCCGGATTAACACGGTAGTACATATGAGCCACGAGCTGTTCGCCGCATTTGCCACCGGTCCTATGCCTCGTCGTACCCATGCATTCTTGTAAGCTCGTACGGACAGGATTTCTTCCATAGTCGTAGGTAAACGATGTGCTACCCTTTTGCGAAGAACCTAGTATGATTTCATTGCCGTACGCCAGGAGTGTCATTACTCCAGGGAGGTCTCTGTTGGGGTCTGCATTATATTGTTCGGCGTTGCGTCTCATTTCTTCGTACCCGTCGAGCGCCATTTGGACTAGCTGGCCGTCGGTGATTCTGCTGAGGTCTTCTTTGAACTTGATGTAACTGGAAAAGACTGTAATGGGGAACGTCCTCTTGCGTATGTTGGGTCTCGCGACAACTCCTGGCCCTTGAGTCGCCAAAGCATAGTCAAGACTTATGCCTAATGAACCCTCGCCAGGACGCTCATCGGTGAGGTCGAACGCGGCATGCAGCAAGGAGCTGAATATGCAAGTAATCAGGAGCAAATACGCAGCCAATCCTCGAGTTGAGGGGGTTCTCATGGCGAAACGAGTGAATTTCCAGCAATTGATCTTGTTCGCTATTGATATCAGCATTTGCTCTACAACACAATTCGTAAAAGATTGTGGTTTCTCTCACCAAATGTGACATTAAGTAACGAATCCTGAAAACCGcagctgacggcggcggcgctgtttTCCTTGCGAAAATTGCTGTTCAGTGTCCCCATATACATAAGTTCCACGCGGGCTCGCGTAAGAGCGTAGTGTGGCAGAGCAATAGGCTCAAACACGCCAAAAGGTCCGACTCTACTCATGTAAATCTACTTCATCTATTGGCATAAACCCGGATAGAAAGTGAAGGACCCCATACTCCACTGTCGTGCGTGGCTGCCCATTTCAGGTGCAACTCTGACAAGCAGGCCAACCACATGCCTTATCCGAGGGAGGCACAGTCGTCCAACTCACACAACCAACATGCATGAATAATTCTATGTATATCCACTTAGCGAGGGTATCAAGAGGTTCCGAGCCCAACAAGGCTGACATGCGCCGGGTCAACTTCCTCATGGAGCCTATTCTACCACTTGCATGAGCGTTGAGACTGGCCCCCAATGTTTCGTTGTACCAAATTTGGAAATACCGAAGCCAAGTGAACGATGTCAGGCACCCAGGTGCACTTGTTTGCAAACAAGATAGCGGTTGAAGATGGGAGGCTGAGAAGCAAGCATGAAAATCTCACTGAAGCAAGTCGTACTGTCCCTTTCCAAGGCTCAGTTCAAAATGCAATGTGGTCGGAGGTCCTTCTCTGCCGAAGCTTGTGGTGCCTTTGTAGCCACACTTAAGACTTGCATCGTGGCCGGCTTTCTTTTCTCTGGGTTCCTCACCGTCGTCCCCTTTGCCTAGGTTTACTGTCAATCGTGTGCCAAGCACACTCTGAAGAACGATGTCTTTGTTCGCTACGCGTCGTTTTCTATGGTGCTGGCTTTCCATCCTGCACATTTCCGGAATAGTGGTATCTTTTCCAGCCTTCCAAAACTTTCCAAGGAATTCGACCGTCCCAGTAAATTTTCTACTGGGGAGGGATGACAATTCATTAGATCCATCGGATCTGTCCTTCATCACACGCCTCGCTGCTATCGGCGACTCCTACTCGGCGGGAATCGGAGCAGGTGATCGGCTTGGAACAATACTAAACGCCCTTGATCCTCACAGTGGTAGGTACAGTCCTAGTCTGCAATGCGACAACATCTAAGTTGAAGTGAATAGACTGGGCATGTGGCCGCTACAATCAGGCATATCCATACCTCGTCAATGAGGACGATAGGCTCGGAGACAAGTCCAAACGAAAGTTTCAGTTCGAGTCCTGCTCTGGTGCGGTCACGAAGGACGTTGTTGAAAGGCAGATAACCCGAATTGACTCTAATCAACAAGTTATTCTTCTTTCAGCTGGTATGTCAAGCACGTGCTCATCACCAAATGTCATTGGTAAGGTGCTAACCCGCTCTCGAGGGGGCAACGATGTTGAGCTTCTCAACATTTTGAATCAATGCATCTTCCAGTGGGGTGTTGTCAATTCTGAACAGGTTGCTGTCGccaaagcagcagcattcGACAAAAACTTTGACTGGGCGACAGACTTTGACTGGGACGCTCTTGGGCGTGGCTGTGAGGGTCAGCTTTCCCGCACAAGAGCCCTCATCGATAGCCCTTCCTTTAGCAGCAGCCTGGACACGGTCTTGAGGGCTGCTAAAAGCAAGCTTGGCAAAGAGTGAGCATGCCAACTGTGGATCCTTTCTTCGTAGTTCTGACTGGTGCATGCTAGTGGCGTCATATATTACACAGGGTAGAAGCCATCCAAGCAAGCTGTACCTGGATTACACTAAGAAGACCGGCAGATACTCCAAATTCTTTGCTGAGACTATGTCGAGCGAGTGCGATAATGTGTCGTGGTCGACATGGATATATGTAAGCTAAAAAGGCCGCAGATGCTGAATGAGAAATTGACTACGAATTAGAAATCTTACAACATTTTCCAACCTGCTCAAAAGCTCACTACGCAGCATCGAAAGGCGATGAATGAACTCGTCGACGCAGTCAACGTGAAATTAGTAGGAACCTGCTTCATGCTCACGTCGGCGTGAACCTAACCGGTTGCAGGGAGATGCTGTACGTCGAGCTGGCCCTAACGTACAGTTCGTCAACTATGACTCCTACGTTGGGGAGTTTGCTGGCAGAATATGTGaagcgggcgtcgacgagtcAACGACTGAGAGTAACACAAGGTTGGTTCAGATGCATGACACTAGACTTATCGGCGAAAGAAATCGTCAAATTGACAGGTCTCTAGGCCGGAGCTGATGTTTTATGAACTTAACACGTGGGATCCTTTGGGAAGCACACCGTGGAAACGGAGCAACGACGATCCACTCAATGGAACTTTCAATGGTCAACAAGAGATACTAGCCCAGTTAACGCTTTTGATGGATCCAGATGCTCAATTCAGCCACCAGCAAGGAAACACAACGTTGGCAACGTCAGGAATAACGCCACTAAAGCCCGTGGCCAACTTCGAACTTCCCGAAGTTCAAGTGCCCAGCTTTCTTCCTGATGGGTGAGCTGATGGGCTCCCAACGTCGGTTGCTTCCTTCTAACGTCGTCCAGATATGGACGCGTATTCCATCCTCAGATTCTTCTTCACCAGATGATTGCAAATATGGTTTTGTACGAAATGATGAATCAAAACGAATTAGCACATGGCTTGCCTGCTATTCCTGAGGAATTTAAGCTCCAGGAATGCCCATACAAACCGCCAACACAAAATGCTTTACATTTCAAAGGAACCAAGCCCGGCACAGCCGTGAAGATCGGCACAGAACTGCGAATTCTGTGTGTTGGTGATTCTATCACGGTAGGCTTTCTGAGTGAGAAGAATGGAGGAGACGGAAATGGCTACCGACTCAAGCTCCGCAATGACATGTTTAGTGAGACACTGAACACTCCTTTCCAAGGACGCCGTAGGTTAACAAGGCTCAGATGACAGAGTAGTGTTCGCCGGAACAGAATCGGCTGGTACCATGGATGACGGTTATTTTGTAGGTGACTCCAGTTTCCCAATCTTTATCAAACAAGAAATGCCAGCGGTCGCTGACATTACATGTGCAGGCTGCATGGTCAGGGAAAACCATACAGTACATAGCAGATCATGTTGGACCATCCTTAAAGCAACGACCAAACATTATACTTGTGCATACCGGCACCAACGACATGAATCCAAATCACGCCATATCTACCGAGGGTAATGACCCCCAAGCTGCGGCGGACCGTCTCGGTAAGCTTGTCAATCAGATGATCAAGGAATGTCCCGATGCCACAATCCTTGTTGCCATGATCGTCAACACGTGTGATCCAAACCAGTCCGGCGCTACACAACAGTACCAAAGTCTTATTCCAGGCATAGCCAAGGAACGGCGAGATGCCGGCCATCATGTCCTGGCGGTGGACTTCACGACCTTTGAAAAGAACATGTTGCAAGATTGTATCCACCCTACCAATGAAGGCTACCGGGTTTTGGGTGATTATTGGTACGACTTCATTACCCAAATTCCCAGGGACTGGATCCAAGATCCCGCAGGAAAAGACCCCGACCGGCAAGGTGGCATCAACGAAAATGGAGGACTGGACAAAAATATTCCCCCTCCGGACTGGGGAAAGAGTCCTGTGCAGAAGACCTCCAAAGATTTCATTCGCGACGCTTTTCGACGGGGTAACGGCAACACCCACGGAACCTGCATAGGGAAACCTAGTTTTCGTGCAACTGGCCAGATTGCCCTCGGGATTGGGCATAATGGCGACTGGAAATACCAGAAGTATTGGACGGAAGCTGGAAAGGTAGCAGATGGATTGCATCTTGATCCCCATTATGTCAGGTCCGTACTGTGAAATTTATCTGACCTAACCTCCGCCCCTAGCAAGAGTTTATGACTGACGAAATTACGATGCAAGGCTACACGATATGAACGGCGACGGTAAGGCCGGTAAGTCGCTATACGATTTCCTGTATCATGGTATTTCGACGAAATGCTGAGACTCCTTGAAGATTACGTCTGGCTGGATCCACAGAGTGGAGAAATACGTTGTTGGTTGAACAATCTTCCCGAGCCGTGGTCACCCGCTGGGGCAAACAATAGTATCATTGGCAGTGGCGCAGGCCCGGCCAAATCGGTTTTCATTGCGGTATGTGCACACCAGATCTATAAGCCGTCTTTGGTGCTGATATCTAAGTATAGGATATGAACGGGGACGGGGTAAGCCAATAAGCCGAGAAAATTGCCTCGTTGCACCACTGATGCAGTATATACAGTTGGAAGACTATATGGTGGTAAATCCCAACAATGGGGCTGTCAAAATATGGTGGAACTACGGCCCAGACGAAACATGGGTTAACGGTTGGAAATTtgtggaagggggggaaatAGCTACCGGAGTTCCCCATGCGAACTGGGAGACCCTGCGTTTCCCGGATATCAACGGCGATGGGCGTGCAGACTACGTTTATATTGGCGAAGGGGGTGCCTTGAAACATCATATGAATACCGGCACTGTGGGGGGCCAAGACGTGCTTTTCCTCGCAGAAGGAGGCATAGCAacaggcgccgcgccggatATCACGAAGCTTGTCTTTGCCGACGTAAGTTCCGCGGCGAATGCGAAGTGGTCACAGCTAACGCTTATATGAAGATGAATGGAGACGGCCGCGATGGTAAGCTTCGAGAATATGTCGTTGTCAAGTTTGCCCGAACTCTAACTCTCTGTCAGATTACCTCATATGGGATGAAACGGGCGGCCTTACAGGCTTTCTAAATCAGCCTACACAGAAAGAAGGAGTACCGCTCTACATAAATCAAGGTCCGGCTAAGACGCTTGCCGATGGTATCTCACAGAACCCAAGCTCGATCAGGCttgccgacctcgacgggtATATCTCCTTGACCCTGAGATCGTCAAGTTCGGTAAAGCCTATGCTAACACCTAAGGGCGACAATAGGGACGGCAGAGATGACTATGCCTTCATAGATGAAGATGGGGGTATACATCTCTGGTATAATCGCGGACACGGAGATACCAGCCTGTTAGTGGACAGCATCCACTTCGCCGATTTATACGGTGATGGAGTGAGTATACCACATTTCTCTGCTTTGGATTGGAGTCCTGATATGCTGGCTTTAGGTAGACAGTTATATTTGGCTCGATCCCGCAACCGGAGCTCCAACAGTGTAGTAGGTTTCTCAGGTTTCTCTTTGCCCGTATAAACAACTCTAACAACGCAAAGCGAAAATGCCGGGTATGACCCAACAGACACTTTGGGTTGGCTATGGGTACCTAGAAATGGCGGCAAGCCTGTCGCCTCTGGTGCTGCGCCGGCTTCACAAGTCCAGTTTGGAGACATCGATGGGTTCGTTATTTGTCGTCCGCAATATGCAGTGCATCTGCTGACACCACCCACAGAGACGGGAAGGACGACTACCTGGTGCTGAATCCGAAGTCCGGCGAGCTGACAGCCTTTCTCAACGAGGGTGAGGATCGTGCATCCGAGCCGTATAATTGGCACTGGAAGCCGATC from Purpureocillium takamizusanense chromosome 4, complete sequence includes the following:
- a CDS encoding uncharacterized protein (COG:E~CAZy:CE3~EggNog:ENOG503P4E6) is translated as MNPNHAISTEGNDPQAAADRLGKLVNQMIKECPDATILVAMIVNTCDPNQSGATQQYQSLIPGIAKERRDAGHHVLAVDFTTFEKNMLQDCIHPTNEGYRVLGDYWYDFITQIPRDWIQDPAGKDPDRQGGINENGGLDKNIPPPDWGKSPVQKTSKDFIRDAFRRGNGNTHGTCIGKPSFRATGQIALGIGHNGDWKYQKYWTEAGKQEFMTDEITMQGYTI